From the Candidatus Binatia bacterium genome, one window contains:
- a CDS encoding NAD(P) transhydrogenase subunit alpha codes for MSDFVDILTIFVLAILVGFEVISKVPPTLHTPLMSGSNAISGITIVGAILSLGMQHTVLTAILGFVAVVFAMINVVGGFLVTDRMLGMFKRKE; via the coding sequence ATGAGTGACTTCGTCGATATCCTGACGATCTTCGTCCTGGCGATTTTGGTGGGTTTCGAGGTCATCAGCAAAGTGCCACCGACGTTGCACACGCCGTTGATGTCCGGTTCCAATGCCATCTCCGGCATCACGATCGTGGGCGCGATCTTGTCGCTCGGCATGCAGCACACGGTGTTGACTGCGATTCTCGGTTTCGTGGCCGTGGTCTTTGCGATGATCAATGTCGTGGGTGGGTTTTTGGTGACGGATCGTATGCTCGGCATGTTCAAGAGAAAGGAATGA
- a CDS encoding Re/Si-specific NAD(P)(+) transhydrogenase subunit alpha, protein MVVGVPRESFPGEQRVALIPASVPALTKAGFTVVLERGAGEQAGFPDAAYEEKGAEILPDRAAVFARANIIVQVLGIGANPPRGAEDLTLFRPGQVVVGFLRPLGAPEAIEQLARTGVSAFAVELMPRITRAQSMDALTSMATIAGYKAVVVAAHALPKLFPLMMTAAGTLRPAKVLILGAGVAGLQAIATARKLGGVVSAYDIRPAAKEQVLSLGARFVELPLEVQDVEDKSGYAKAQDERFYERQRELLARVVADSDVVITTANVPGRKAPVLVTDEMVAGMAPGSVIVDLAAERGGNCSVTQAGKEISYKGVSVFGPINIAGTVPYHASQMYSNNLVAFLLHVFPKGEMRLNLEDEITAGTLVAHEGRVVHPAVQRALAQPH, encoded by the coding sequence TTGGTGGTTGGTGTTCCGCGCGAGTCGTTTCCTGGCGAGCAACGCGTGGCCTTGATTCCGGCCTCCGTGCCTGCGCTAACCAAGGCAGGCTTTACGGTCGTGTTGGAACGTGGGGCGGGTGAGCAGGCAGGATTTCCGGACGCCGCGTATGAAGAGAAAGGAGCAGAAATCCTCCCTGACCGCGCGGCTGTGTTTGCACGGGCCAACATCATTGTGCAGGTGCTGGGAATCGGGGCCAACCCGCCGCGCGGGGCAGAAGATCTGACGCTTTTTCGCCCAGGGCAGGTGGTCGTGGGCTTCCTACGTCCGCTCGGGGCCCCCGAGGCCATCGAGCAACTTGCGCGTACTGGCGTGAGCGCCTTTGCCGTCGAACTCATGCCGCGCATCACCCGGGCACAGTCGATGGATGCCCTCACCTCGATGGCCACCATCGCCGGCTACAAAGCTGTCGTAGTGGCTGCACATGCGTTACCGAAGCTGTTCCCGTTGATGATGACTGCAGCGGGTACGTTGCGCCCTGCGAAGGTGTTGATCCTGGGTGCAGGTGTGGCTGGTCTGCAGGCAATTGCCACAGCCAGAAAGTTGGGTGGGGTGGTGTCGGCCTACGACATTCGCCCTGCAGCGAAAGAGCAGGTATTGAGTTTGGGGGCACGTTTTGTGGAGTTACCCTTGGAGGTCCAGGACGTCGAAGACAAAAGTGGCTACGCCAAGGCACAAGACGAGCGTTTTTATGAGCGCCAGCGCGAGTTGCTTGCTCGCGTCGTTGCCGACAGCGACGTGGTCATTACCACTGCCAACGTGCCGGGGCGGAAAGCGCCGGTGCTGGTGACTGACGAGATGGTGGCGGGAATGGCTCCGGGCTCGGTGATCGTGGATTTAGCAGCAGAGCGCGGCGGCAACTGTTCGGTAACCCAAGCTGGAAAGGAAATCAGCTACAAGGGGGTGAGCGTGTTTGGGCCGATCAACATTGCAGGCACGGTTCCATATCACGCGAGCCAGATGTATTCGAACAACCTCGTTGCATTCTTGCTGCATGTGTTCCCCAAGGGGGAGATGCGTTTGAACTTGGAAGACGAAATTACCGCGGGGACCCTGGTGGCGCATGAAGGGCGGGTGGTGCATCCGGCGGTCCAACGAGCCTTAGCGCAGCCACATTAG
- a CDS encoding LL-diaminopimelate aminotransferase, whose amino-acid sequence MRTAERLKKIPPYLFMELRQKIARARAEGADVISLAIGDPVEPTPEPVVEELARAARDPLNHRYPTDEEKGMLAFREAVARWYARRYGVEVDPATEVIALIGSKEGCHHFVLARVNPGETVLMTDPGYPAYRASILIGGGEPYSVPIRAEDGYLPQFADIPTDVAKRATAMFLNYPNNPTGATATRRFLAELVDFARSYDIAVCYDNPYSEIVFDGERPLSFLAIPGAKDVGIELNSLSKPFNMTGWRLGMALGNRDLIAAISKVKENTDSGVFNAIQYAGIVALDQCNDNIRHMLEIYQRRRKLVLETLTDLGIRFTPGRGTFYLWVPVPEGMTSIEFATFLFEKAHVVVAAGAAYGQYGEGYVRFSLSVSDDRLAEAMQRIRRALKS is encoded by the coding sequence ATGCGGACAGCGGAACGGCTCAAGAAGATTCCGCCCTATTTGTTTATGGAGCTTCGCCAGAAGATTGCCCGCGCCCGTGCCGAAGGGGCCGATGTCATCAGTCTTGCCATCGGGGATCCGGTGGAACCGACTCCAGAGCCGGTTGTCGAGGAGCTCGCGCGCGCTGCACGAGACCCATTAAACCACCGCTATCCTACCGACGAAGAGAAGGGCATGCTGGCTTTCCGAGAGGCGGTGGCGCGCTGGTATGCGCGGCGATACGGTGTGGAGGTCGATCCCGCAACGGAAGTCATTGCCCTAATTGGATCGAAAGAAGGTTGCCACCACTTCGTATTGGCGCGGGTAAATCCTGGCGAAACTGTGCTGATGACCGATCCCGGTTACCCAGCCTACCGGGCCAGCATTTTGATCGGTGGCGGCGAGCCTTACAGTGTGCCGATTCGTGCGGAGGACGGTTACTTACCACAGTTCGCCGACATTCCAACCGATGTTGCAAAGCGTGCCACGGCGATGTTCCTCAACTACCCCAACAATCCAACCGGCGCCACGGCGACGCGACGTTTCTTGGCAGAATTGGTGGACTTTGCCCGCTCCTACGACATAGCGGTGTGTTACGACAACCCGTACAGCGAGATTGTCTTCGATGGCGAGCGGCCGCTGAGTTTCCTGGCGATTCCAGGCGCCAAGGATGTGGGGATCGAACTCAACTCGCTGTCAAAGCCATTCAACATGACCGGTTGGCGTTTGGGCATGGCGCTCGGCAACCGCGACCTGATTGCCGCAATCTCGAAAGTAAAGGAAAACACCGATTCGGGGGTGTTCAACGCCATTCAGTATGCCGGGATCGTCGCCCTCGACCAGTGTAACGACAACATCCGGCACATGCTCGAAATCTACCAACGGCGGCGCAAACTCGTGCTGGAGACACTGACCGACTTGGGCATTCGCTTCACGCCAGGAAGAGGCACGTTTTACCTGTGGGTGCCGGTTCCTGAAGGGATGACGAGCATCGAGTTCGCTACCTTCCTGTTCGAGAAAGCCCATGTGGTCGTCGCTGCCGGGGCTGCGTACGGTCAGTACGGCGAGGGTTACGTGCGCTTTTCCCTATCAGTGAGTGACGACCGTTTAGCGGAGGCCATGCAGCGGATCCGCCGCGCCTTGAAGTCGTAG
- a CDS encoding alanine--glyoxylate aminotransferase family protein gives MGKDDVFPPPTRLLLGPGPSMVHPRVLQAMSTHLVGHLDPAFLAIMEENKRLLRWLFGTANELTIPISGTGSAGMEACFVNLLEPDDEAVVCANGLFGQRMAEVARRCGASVHEVQAPWGRIVDAGDVRSALRSCRKPKVLAVVHAETSTGVLQPLEDLAALAQEYGALFLVDTVTSLAGHPVRVDELHIDACYSGSQKCLSAPPGLAPITFSDSARSAIRRRQRPVQSWYLDVSLLSQYWGSERVYHHTAPITMNYALLEALRLIESEGLEARWRRHRRNHEALVAGLHALGIEFASQEGHRLWTLNCVRIPEGVDDVGVRRALLDDFGIEIGGGLGPFKGRTWRIGLMGESSTAANVLAVLSALERVLPRFGFAVKAGESVAAAERVLAAESNSA, from the coding sequence ATGGGTAAGGACGACGTGTTTCCACCACCGACGCGTTTGTTGTTGGGGCCAGGCCCGAGCATGGTGCACCCCCGTGTGTTGCAAGCGATGAGTACGCATTTGGTCGGGCATCTGGATCCAGCTTTTCTCGCTATCATGGAGGAGAACAAGCGGTTGCTGCGCTGGCTCTTCGGTACCGCGAATGAGCTAACGATTCCGATCTCCGGAACGGGGAGCGCCGGAATGGAAGCGTGTTTCGTCAATTTGCTGGAACCGGATGACGAAGCCGTGGTCTGTGCAAACGGCCTCTTTGGCCAGCGCATGGCGGAGGTGGCGCGCCGTTGTGGCGCATCTGTCCATGAGGTGCAGGCACCCTGGGGGCGCATTGTCGATGCGGGGGACGTACGCAGCGCCCTGCGCTCGTGCCGCAAGCCCAAAGTGCTGGCCGTTGTCCATGCGGAAACCTCTACCGGTGTGCTGCAACCGCTCGAGGATTTGGCGGCGCTCGCACAGGAATATGGAGCTTTGTTCCTGGTCGACACCGTAACCTCGCTCGCCGGCCATCCCGTCCGAGTCGATGAGCTGCACATCGATGCGTGTTACAGCGGCAGCCAGAAATGTCTCAGTGCCCCGCCGGGGCTCGCGCCGATCACTTTCTCGGACAGCGCACGTTCGGCCATCAGGCGGCGCCAGCGGCCGGTACAAAGTTGGTACCTGGACGTGTCCTTGCTGTCTCAATACTGGGGTTCGGAGCGGGTGTACCACCACACGGCGCCAATTACGATGAACTATGCCCTGTTGGAGGCGCTGCGGCTGATCGAAAGCGAGGGGTTGGAGGCACGCTGGCGACGGCATCGCCGCAATCACGAAGCTTTGGTGGCGGGCTTGCATGCGCTTGGGATCGAGTTCGCGTCGCAGGAGGGGCATCGGCTGTGGACCCTCAATTGCGTGCGCATTCCGGAAGGAGTGGACGATGTTGGCGTACGCCGCGCGTTGCTCGACGACTTTGGTATCGAAATTGGCGGAGGCTTAGGCCCATTCAAAGGCCGTACTTGGCGTATTGGACTCATGGGTGAGTCGAGCACCGCAGCAAACGTCTTAGCTGTGCTGTCGGCCTTGGAACGAGTGCTCCCTCGTTTCGGGTTCGCTGTGAAAGCCGGGGAGTCGGTGGCCGCCGCCGAGCGTGTGTTGGCAGCCGAGAGCAACTCAGCCTGA
- a CDS encoding NAD(P)(+) transhydrogenase (Re/Si-specific) subunit beta, translating into MSAAIINIAYLVAALLFIWGLKELAHPRTARRGNGIAAVGMLIAIVFTLLDRQVLSYAAIFVALVIGSAIGAVLAYYIRMTAMPQMVALLNGFGGGASVLVAGAALIEAVGIVERPVTLQLTISTAASGLIGAVTFWGSLVAFAKLQEIMPGQPILLPGRHVINAALAAVTLVLGMALVLHPEMLSLYWLVVIVASVLGVLTVIPIGGADMPVVISLLNSYSGLAGCATGFVLNNNMLIIAGSLVGASGIILTQIMCKAMNRSLPNVLFGGVGVVAAAGGAEEDVYAGRIKSATAEEVAMLLDGARRVMIVPGYGMAVSQAQHAVRDLMRLLESRGTVVAFAVHPVAGRMPGHMNVLLAEADIPYEKMLTMEEANPLFEQTDVAIVIGANDVVNPLAREQASGPIAGMPILDVDKARTVVVVKRSLSPGFAGVPNPLFAADNTLMYFADGKKAILDLINALKDL; encoded by the coding sequence GTGTCCGCGGCCATCATCAATATCGCCTATCTCGTTGCTGCCCTTCTGTTCATTTGGGGCTTAAAGGAACTTGCCCACCCGCGTACGGCGCGCCGGGGCAACGGGATTGCCGCCGTCGGGATGCTGATTGCGATCGTGTTCACGTTGCTCGATCGCCAAGTGTTATCTTACGCGGCAATCTTCGTTGCCTTGGTCATCGGCTCCGCCATTGGTGCTGTGCTGGCCTACTACATCCGCATGACTGCCATGCCGCAAATGGTGGCCTTGCTGAACGGCTTTGGTGGTGGAGCATCAGTGCTCGTTGCCGGTGCGGCGTTGATCGAAGCGGTGGGCATTGTGGAGCGGCCGGTCACGCTGCAACTCACCATTTCCACAGCCGCCTCGGGGTTGATTGGCGCGGTGACCTTTTGGGGTTCGCTGGTCGCATTTGCGAAACTGCAAGAAATCATGCCTGGGCAACCGATTTTGTTGCCAGGGCGCCATGTCATCAATGCTGCGCTCGCCGCCGTGACGTTGGTCCTGGGAATGGCGCTTGTGCTTCACCCAGAGATGCTCTCGTTGTACTGGCTCGTCGTCATCGTGGCTTCGGTGTTGGGAGTGCTCACAGTCATCCCGATTGGCGGCGCCGACATGCCTGTGGTGATCTCGCTGTTGAACTCGTACTCGGGGTTGGCGGGGTGTGCCACCGGGTTTGTGCTCAACAACAACATGCTGATCATTGCCGGCTCTCTCGTGGGCGCGAGCGGGATTATTCTCACGCAGATTATGTGCAAGGCCATGAACCGTTCGTTGCCGAACGTGTTGTTTGGGGGGGTGGGCGTGGTTGCTGCTGCCGGTGGTGCAGAGGAGGACGTCTACGCCGGCCGCATCAAATCGGCCACCGCTGAAGAAGTGGCCATGCTCCTCGATGGGGCGCGGCGAGTGATGATTGTTCCCGGCTACGGCATGGCTGTATCCCAAGCACAGCACGCGGTGCGCGATTTGATGCGCCTTCTCGAGTCGCGCGGCACCGTAGTGGCGTTTGCCGTCCATCCCGTTGCTGGGCGCATGCCCGGGCACATGAACGTGCTTTTGGCGGAGGCGGACATCCCGTACGAAAAAATGCTCACCATGGAAGAGGCAAACCCACTGTTCGAGCAAACGGATGTGGCAATCGTCATCGGCGCAAATGACGTGGTCAACCCACTAGCTCGAGAACAAGCAAGTGGACCGATTGCCGGCATGCCGATCCTCGACGTGGACAAGGCTCGCACTGTGGTGGTGGTCAAACGTTCGCTTTCTCCCGGCTTTGCCGGCGTGCCCAACCCACTGTTCGCGGCGGACAATACCCTCATGTACTTCGCCGATGGCAAGAAGGCAATCTTGGATTTGATCAATGCCTTAAAGGACCTGTGA
- a CDS encoding GNAT family N-acetyltransferase, which produces MAIDPRNYDTSVVLRDGSSIRIRAIRPDDKERLTEHFNSLSERSVYFRFFSAKKRLTDEELVRFTEPDFVTHVALVATRLEDGKERIIGVGRYIIPPHGDPRRAEVAFAVADAYQGKGIGTALLEHLASIARERGVTEFEANVLGENNQMLEVFARSGFRVARTVEGGIVHVSFPTEETVEFRAAAETRERQAIAESIRPFFYPRSVAVIGASNKPNTVGHALVKNLKDCGFHGPIYPVNPRYSEIAGLRAYAKITDIGGPVDLAVIAVPAPTVEAVVSDCARVGVRAVVVISAGFGESGPTGREREQALRQLVRNSGMRMVGPNCLGLLNTDPEVSLNATFAPTFPPRGNISMLSQSGALGIAILDTVSALGVGIATFVSVGNKADVSGNDLLCYWFQDPTTRVILLYLESFGNPRKFARIAPLVAREKPIIAMKSGRSAAGTRAAASHSAALASLDVAVDALFEQAGVMRTNTLEEMFDVAALLSTQPVPPGPRVGVVTNAGGPGILLADACEAEGLQLPELGEATREQLRTFLPPQASVANPVDIIASATPEQFERSLEVVGNDPAVDAVVAIYIPLFLTQVDETAAAIARGAGRIPEEKPVLTVFLSSRGIPPRLAQGPRGPLPSFRFPEDAARALAKAWHYRRWRERPRGEELRLDRFAESTIRAVVDRVLQSATEPVWVDEHDTALILKAAGIPVAEGETVPCEEALEAAERLGYPLVMKAQIPGLVHKSDVGGVILNIFAAQQVEAAVAEMKEDLAQHGYTLERVLLQRQIMGGHEAMVGVVTDPTFGPLLVCGLGGVLVELLRDVRFRLTPVTDVDAREMVESLRTAPLLTGYRGMPPGDKEALIRLVQRVSALVEVVPELRELDLNPVKVLPPGQGVVVVDTRMRLAPA; this is translated from the coding sequence ATGGCAATCGACCCGCGCAATTACGACACCAGCGTTGTGCTGCGCGACGGCTCCTCCATTCGCATCCGCGCCATTCGGCCCGACGACAAAGAGCGCTTGACGGAGCACTTCAACAGCTTGAGCGAGCGCTCCGTGTACTTTCGCTTCTTTAGTGCCAAGAAGCGGCTCACCGATGAAGAACTGGTGCGGTTCACCGAGCCGGACTTCGTCACCCACGTTGCCCTCGTGGCTACCCGATTGGAAGACGGCAAGGAACGAATCATTGGCGTCGGTCGGTACATCATTCCGCCTCATGGCGACCCACGTCGCGCTGAAGTCGCTTTCGCGGTTGCCGATGCGTATCAGGGCAAAGGCATCGGCACCGCCCTTCTCGAGCACTTGGCCAGCATCGCCCGGGAGCGCGGGGTGACTGAGTTCGAAGCCAACGTGCTTGGGGAGAATAACCAGATGCTCGAAGTGTTTGCGCGTAGCGGCTTCCGCGTCGCGCGGACCGTCGAGGGCGGCATCGTACACGTCTCCTTCCCCACGGAAGAAACTGTAGAATTCCGTGCTGCAGCGGAAACGCGCGAGCGCCAAGCCATCGCGGAAAGCATCCGCCCGTTTTTCTACCCGCGGTCCGTCGCGGTCATTGGCGCATCGAATAAGCCCAACACTGTGGGGCATGCGTTGGTGAAAAATCTCAAAGACTGTGGCTTTCACGGTCCGATTTACCCCGTCAACCCCCGCTACTCCGAAATCGCCGGGCTGCGGGCCTATGCGAAGATCACGGACATCGGCGGGCCGGTGGATCTCGCGGTGATTGCTGTACCAGCGCCCACTGTCGAGGCGGTGGTGTCTGACTGTGCCCGCGTTGGGGTACGGGCGGTCGTGGTCATCTCTGCTGGTTTTGGGGAAAGCGGACCCACCGGCCGGGAGCGCGAACAGGCGCTGCGCCAGTTGGTGCGCAACTCCGGCATGCGGATGGTGGGGCCGAACTGTCTCGGCTTGCTGAACACCGATCCGGAGGTGTCGCTGAACGCTACGTTTGCGCCGACCTTTCCGCCGCGAGGCAACATCAGCATGCTGTCGCAAAGTGGTGCCCTGGGCATTGCCATTTTGGACACCGTGAGCGCTCTCGGAGTGGGCATTGCGACTTTTGTGTCGGTGGGAAACAAGGCCGACGTGTCGGGCAACGATCTCTTGTGCTACTGGTTCCAAGACCCCACCACCCGCGTCATCCTGCTGTACCTGGAGAGCTTTGGGAACCCGCGAAAATTTGCCCGTATCGCCCCGTTGGTCGCACGCGAAAAACCGATTATCGCCATGAAGTCTGGCCGCTCCGCAGCGGGAACCCGGGCAGCGGCATCGCATTCGGCGGCACTGGCTAGCCTCGATGTGGCGGTGGATGCCCTGTTCGAACAGGCCGGGGTGATGCGCACGAATACGTTGGAAGAGATGTTTGATGTCGCGGCGTTGCTCTCGACGCAGCCGGTTCCTCCGGGGCCGCGTGTGGGGGTCGTCACCAACGCCGGTGGCCCTGGGATCCTCTTGGCCGATGCCTGCGAGGCAGAAGGGTTGCAACTGCCAGAACTTGGGGAGGCCACGAGAGAACAGTTGCGCACCTTCCTTCCCCCACAAGCAAGCGTCGCGAATCCGGTGGACATCATTGCTTCAGCCACACCCGAGCAATTCGAACGCAGCCTCGAAGTGGTGGGCAACGACCCAGCAGTGGATGCTGTGGTTGCCATCTACATTCCGCTCTTTCTCACGCAGGTGGATGAAACTGCGGCGGCCATTGCCCGCGGGGCAGGGCGAATCCCGGAAGAAAAGCCCGTGCTCACGGTGTTCCTCTCATCGCGGGGAATCCCGCCACGGCTGGCCCAAGGTCCGCGCGGACCGCTTCCCTCCTTCCGCTTTCCGGAAGACGCTGCACGGGCGCTCGCCAAAGCGTGGCACTACCGCCGCTGGCGGGAGCGACCGCGGGGCGAGGAGCTGCGCTTGGACCGTTTTGCCGAAAGCACCATCCGCGCTGTGGTCGACCGCGTCCTCCAGAGCGCTACGGAGCCTGTGTGGGTGGACGAGCACGACACCGCGCTGATCCTCAAGGCGGCCGGCATTCCAGTGGCGGAGGGCGAAACCGTGCCGTGTGAAGAAGCGCTCGAAGCTGCGGAACGGCTTGGCTACCCGCTGGTGATGAAGGCGCAAATCCCTGGCCTGGTGCATAAGAGCGACGTCGGGGGCGTGATCCTGAACATTTTTGCTGCGCAGCAGGTGGAAGCAGCGGTGGCCGAGATGAAAGAGGATCTTGCCCAACACGGCTACACGCTCGAGCGCGTTCTCCTGCAGCGCCAAATCATGGGTGGGCACGAAGCGATGGTAGGAGTGGTGACCGACCCGACCTTTGGCCCCCTCCTGGTCTGCGGTCTCGGTGGCGTCCTTGTCGAGTTGCTGCGCGACGTGCGCTTTCGGCTCACCCCGGTCACCGACGTGGATGCACGGGAAATGGTCGAGAGCTTGCGAACCGCGCCGTTGCTGACCGGCTACCGGGGCATGCCTCCAGGAGACAAAGAGGCGCTCATCAGACTCGTGCAACGGGTGTCGGCTCTAGTGGAAGTGGTTCCCGAGTTGCGGGAGCTCGACCTCAATCCGGTTAAGGTATTACCACCTGGCCAAGGTGTAGTGGTTGTGGACACGCGGATGCGCTTGGCGCCCGCTTGA
- the folK gene encoding 2-amino-4-hydroxy-6-hydroxymethyldihydropteridine diphosphokinase: MPHQVFIAIGSNLGDRKANHLEAIRRIQELPHTRVVKQSSFYESEPHGDATEWFVNSVIEVQTDLTPEELLRKLQAIEEEMGRKRVKGKKGDNRVIDLDILFYESLVLNKRNLKIPHPEIPNRKFVLLPLSELAPSFRHPELHKSVSELLATTKDTKRVHLYRGS, from the coding sequence ATGCCTCATCAGGTGTTCATCGCAATTGGCTCGAACCTCGGCGACCGCAAAGCCAACCACTTGGAAGCAATCCGCCGCATTCAGGAGCTGCCACACACGCGGGTCGTCAAACAATCTTCGTTTTACGAAAGCGAACCACACGGAGACGCTACGGAATGGTTCGTAAATTCCGTGATCGAGGTGCAAACCGACCTCACCCCCGAAGAGCTGTTACGCAAATTGCAGGCGATCGAGGAAGAGATGGGTCGCAAGCGGGTGAAGGGCAAGAAGGGGGACAACCGTGTCATCGACCTCGATATTCTCTTTTACGAGAGCCTGGTGCTGAACAAACGCAACCTCAAGATCCCCCATCCGGAGATACCGAACCGCAAGTTCGTGCTGCTGCCTCTCAGCGAACTGGCCCCGAGCTTTCGCCATCCCGAGCTGCACAAAAGTGTGTCGGAACTGCTCGCCACCACGAAGGACACCAAACGCGTCCACTTGTACCGCGGCAGTTGA
- a CDS encoding amylo-alpha-1,6-glucosidase encodes MSNEQETAGPTFYIPALGSGVERSRILKHGDTFAVFDLLGDLPGEPRAVEGVYHCDMRHLNFLRLRLDGRSPLLLSSHVQRNNARLNVDLTNPDYWQNGVLVLPRDSLHVGRMKFLWESGVYESITVRNYADRPLLVVLEFEFGADFSDVFEVRGLRRARRGTLEQEVQNPCRVWFRYTGLDGIQRLTQIEFTPAPAELTSERARFTFTLRQGERLRLFLTVRCHPNGMQTQRELGFATGVRRAHRARLIASRRFPTVATGDELFNEWLCRATADLVMLATDTPYGPYPYAGIPWFSTVFGRDGILTALQVLWANPDYARGVLRFLAAHQADKTDPASAAEPGKVLHEIRQGEMARTGEIPFSAYYGSVDATPLFVWLAAEYFRRTADLATIRSLYPQIQRALQWFDSAADSMGFLRYHGESQRGLRNQGWKDSEDAVFHANGALARGAIALCEVQGYLYAARLGAAAIARALGDQQLARAQEAKAAALQQQFEANFWLPEKNFYALALDGENRPCAVAASNAGHLLLTGICHPVRADAVRDALLSPRFFSGWGIRTVAAGEARYNPMSYHNGSVWPHDNALIAMGLAHRGDVAEFVEIFQALFDAAVHMELRRLPELYCGFSRRRDAGPTLYPVACSPQAWSAAVPWALLGAALGVEVDSSRSAVVLRRPILPRFLDWVRIRNLPVLGGELTLHLHRADRTVAVEVEEASPGLRVEVQPC; translated from the coding sequence ACAGCCGGGCCCACGTTTTATATTCCCGCGCTGGGCTCGGGGGTCGAGCGCAGTCGCATTCTCAAACACGGCGATACGTTTGCGGTCTTTGACCTGCTGGGCGATTTGCCGGGTGAACCGCGAGCGGTGGAGGGCGTGTACCATTGCGACATGCGTCACCTGAATTTCTTGCGTTTGCGGCTCGATGGCCGGTCGCCTCTGCTGTTGAGTTCTCATGTGCAACGCAACAACGCGCGCCTGAACGTCGATTTGACCAATCCGGATTACTGGCAAAATGGTGTGCTGGTTTTGCCGCGGGATTCGCTGCACGTGGGGCGAATGAAATTCCTCTGGGAAAGCGGCGTGTACGAGAGCATTACCGTGCGGAATTACGCTGACCGCCCGCTGCTGGTGGTGCTCGAGTTCGAGTTTGGGGCCGATTTTTCCGACGTTTTCGAAGTGCGTGGGCTACGCCGCGCGCGGCGTGGAACCCTCGAGCAGGAGGTGCAGAACCCGTGCCGTGTGTGGTTCCGTTACACGGGTTTGGATGGCATCCAGCGCCTGACCCAAATCGAATTTACTCCCGCTCCCGCGGAGCTCACCAGCGAACGCGCGCGATTTACGTTCACCTTGAGACAAGGCGAGCGACTACGCTTGTTTCTCACGGTCCGCTGCCACCCGAACGGGATGCAAACCCAACGAGAGCTTGGGTTCGCAACCGGGGTACGCCGCGCGCATCGGGCACGCCTTATTGCCAGCCGTCGTTTTCCGACCGTCGCCACCGGTGACGAGTTGTTCAATGAGTGGCTGTGTCGGGCCACAGCGGATTTGGTCATGCTCGCCACCGACACGCCGTATGGCCCTTACCCCTACGCGGGCATCCCATGGTTTTCTACTGTGTTCGGGCGCGACGGGATTCTCACCGCGCTGCAGGTATTGTGGGCCAATCCTGACTATGCACGGGGAGTGTTGCGCTTCTTGGCTGCGCACCAGGCCGATAAAACCGACCCAGCCTCGGCAGCCGAGCCGGGCAAGGTTTTGCACGAGATACGGCAAGGGGAAATGGCGCGCACGGGAGAAATTCCCTTTAGTGCCTATTACGGGAGCGTCGATGCGACCCCACTGTTCGTCTGGCTTGCGGCGGAGTACTTTCGCCGCACGGCTGACCTGGCCACAATTCGTTCGCTGTACCCACAAATCCAGCGTGCTTTGCAGTGGTTCGATAGTGCCGCAGATTCGATGGGCTTCTTACGATACCACGGTGAAAGCCAGCGGGGATTGAGAAATCAAGGATGGAAAGATTCGGAAGACGCCGTCTTCCACGCCAATGGCGCGTTGGCCCGCGGCGCCATCGCGTTGTGCGAGGTGCAAGGATACCTGTATGCCGCCCGCCTCGGTGCTGCGGCCATTGCCCGCGCGCTCGGTGATCAACAATTGGCCCGCGCACAAGAGGCGAAGGCAGCGGCACTGCAGCAGCAATTCGAGGCCAACTTTTGGTTGCCCGAAAAGAACTTTTATGCGTTGGCGCTCGACGGTGAGAACCGGCCTTGTGCTGTGGCGGCTTCGAACGCCGGGCACTTGCTGCTGACTGGCATTTGCCATCCTGTTAGGGCGGATGCAGTTAGAGACGCATTGCTTTCGCCGCGCTTTTTTTCCGGCTGGGGCATTCGTACGGTGGCCGCCGGGGAAGCCCGTTACAACCCGATGTCGTACCACAACGGTTCCGTGTGGCCGCACGACAATGCGCTCATTGCCATGGGTTTGGCGCACCGCGGGGATGTGGCCGAATTCGTGGAAATTTTCCAAGCCCTCTTTGATGCGGCCGTGCACATGGAGCTGCGGCGTTTGCCGGAATTGTACTGCGGCTTTTCTCGCCGACGCGATGCCGGGCCCACGCTTTATCCCGTGGCCTGTTCCCCGCAAGCCTGGTCGGCGGCCGTACCGTGGGCGCTGCTCGGTGCGGCGTTGGGGGTGGAGGTGGACTCGTCGCGCTCCGCCGTGGTGCTGCGCCGGCCGATTTTGCCGCGCTTTCTCGATTGGGTGCGGATCCGCAATCTCCCGGTGTTGGGAGGCGAGCTCACACTGCATTTGCATCGGGCGGACCGCACGGTGGCCGTCGAAGTCGAGGAGGCTAGCCCCGGGCTGCGGGTGGAAGTGCAACCGTGTTGA